The following DNA comes from Chthoniobacterales bacterium.
CGGCCACGTCAAAGCCGTCGCTGAGGCTGTCCAGCTTCTCGTAAGCGACACGAAAGTCGAATTCGAGCAGCACGTTTCCAATATCAAAAATCAGGGCTTGGAGCATTACCAGTGATCGTGTAACGAAAGACCTCGCGTCTGTCGAGAGTTAGATGAAACCCAATTCACGCAGGCGCGGTTCGGCCAGCAAAATCGCCAGCGCCGCCGGTGCCGTGCGAAATCCGCCCTGTCGCGCCAGCCGGACCGCCTCGGCGGCAGAGACGAGTTCGATTTCGATCTTCTCCATCGGCTCGGGCTCTTTTTTCTTCTCCAACCGAACGCCGCGAGCCAGAAAATAATGGCACTCTTCGTCGCCCAGCGAGGGATTGGTGAAGGCCGCTCCGAGGGGCTCTAGTGCGGTGAAGGTCCCGCCTATTTCCTCGCTCAGTTCCTTGGCCGCCACTTCCTCCAGACTCAGCTCCGGCACATCGCTCGTCTTGCCGGCAGGCACCTCCTGACAATGCGCATCCA
Coding sequences within:
- a CDS encoding NUDIX hydrolase; translation: MNDASDISKNEHPQGLQLGWKLVESRYPFANEVLRLREDRLQVPGAESQTFAYVEQGTAVMIVPLTDDGQIVTIRQYRYPVDAHCQEVPAGKTSDVPELSLEEVAAKELSEEIGGTFTALEPLGAAFTNPSLGDEECHYFLARGVRLEKKKEPEPMEKIEIELVSAAEAVRLARQGGFRTAPAALAILLAEPRLRELGFI